One Bombus pyrosoma isolate SC7728 linkage group LG11, ASM1482585v1, whole genome shotgun sequence DNA segment encodes these proteins:
- the LOC122573114 gene encoding uncharacterized protein LOC122573114, with protein MDETRNYINLVLTVKKYPALYDLSCNDYHNRVVRNKMWRAVAQEVNASAAECKEKWKNLRASFSRHLRNQNTANSKAKKPYYMADYMDFLLPYSKLRRPDDSLNEEGPIVQENWNEEETASDTSSNYEKLNKSNQTMPEPERDGDSKNEEYTFVRSKTMRLTDDRLSHRCLDNCILAKKRDVDESINDADLLFFKSLLPDVRQMTRQEKRSFKISVLNLIDKILNEKESAMSIENDIPCAIVKDQQDERVDQF; from the exons atggatGAAACAAGGAATTACATAAACTTAGTATTaacagttaaaaaatatccagCGTTATATGATCTCAGTTGTAATGACTACCATAATAGGGttgtacgaaataaaatgtgGAGAGCGGTAGCCCAAGAAGTAAACGCTTCTG CTGCAGAATGTAAGGAGAAATGGAAGAATCTTCGCGCCAGCTTCAGTAGACATTTAAGAAATCAAAATACGGCGAATTCGAAAGCAAAAAAACCATATTACATGGCCGATTATATGGATTTTTTACTTCCTTACAGCAAACTTCGCAG GCCAGATGACAGTTTGAACGAGGAAGGACCAATAGTGCAAGAGAACTGGAACGAAGAGGAGACCGCTTCTGATACGTCCTCTAATTacgagaaattaaacaaatctaACCAAACGATGCCAGAACCAGAAAGAGATGGAGACTCGAAGAACGAAGAGTACACGTTCGTGAGGAGTAAAACGATGAGGCTTACAGATGACCGATTATCACATAGATGCTTGGATAATTGTATCCTAGCCAAAAAACGAGATGTCGACGAATCGATTAATGATGCAGACTTGCTGTTCTTTAAAAGCTTACTTCCAGACGTACGTCAGATGACGAGACAAGAAAAGAgaagttttaaaatatctgtattGAATTTGATCGATAAAATACTAAACGAAAAGGAATCGGCAATGTCGATCGAAAACGATATTCCTTGCGCTATAGTAAAAGATCAACAGGACGAAAGGGTCGAtcagttttaa